In Flavobacteriaceae bacterium, the following proteins share a genomic window:
- a CDS encoding succinate dehydrogenase/fumarate reductase iron-sulfur subunit, producing MNLTLKVWRQKDESSKGRMVDYKVTDISEHMSFLEMMDVLNEQLINTGEEPVAFDHDCREGICGMCSMYINGEAHGPDRGVTTCQLHMRMFKDGDTITIEPFRAAAFPVIKDLVVDRSSFERIQQAGGYISVNTSGNTQDANAIPISKHAADEAMDAATCIGCGACVATCKNSSAMLFVGAKVSQYALLPQGQVEAADRVKNMVAQMDLEGFGNCTNTGACEIECPKGISLENIARMNRELMKATFK from the coding sequence ATGAATCTTACATTAAAAGTTTGGAGACAAAAAGACGAGAGTTCAAAAGGCCGAATGGTTGATTATAAGGTGACAGATATTTCAGAACATATGTCTTTTTTAGAAATGATGGATGTTTTAAATGAACAACTTATTAATACAGGTGAAGAACCTGTAGCATTTGATCATGACTGTCGTGAAGGAATTTGCGGAATGTGCTCTATGTATATTAACGGAGAAGCACATGGTCCAGATAGAGGTGTTACCACTTGCCAGTTGCATATGCGTATGTTTAAAGATGGAGATACAATTACTATTGAACCATTTAGAGCAGCAGCATTTCCAGTAATAAAAGATTTAGTAGTAGATCGATCATCTTTTGAACGTATCCAACAAGCTGGAGGATATATTTCTGTTAATACTTCTGGTAATACACAAGATGCAAATGCAATTCCTATTTCAAAACACGCTGCAGACGAAGCTATGGATGCAGCAACCTGTATTGGTTGTGGTGCATGTGTAGCTACATGTAAAAACTCATCAGCAATGCTTTTTGTAGGTGCCAAAGTATCACAATATGCATTATTGCCTCAAGGTCAGGTAGAAGCAGCAGACCGTGTTAAAAATATGGTAGCTCAAATGGATTTAGAAGGTTTTGGAAATTGTACAAATACAGGGGCTTGTGAGATTGAGTGTCCTAAAGGAATTTCATTAGAAAACATTGCTCGAATGAATAGAGAATTGATGAAAGCTACTTTTAAATAG
- a CDS encoding succinate dehydrogenase: MSGFFKSSIGRKIAMALSAFFLMFFLLQHFAINILSVFSPDVFNEISHFMGTNPVVQFALQPVLIFAIVFHFVMGTILELKNRKALGVSYVKNNGAANSSWMSRNMIWSGLMILAFLILHFIDFWIPEINTKYILGDLSGLHNGEFRYYEELHHKFESPLRVGAYVVAFILLMLHLLHGFTSAFQSMGATAGRKKRMQQIGRAYSIIIPLGFIFIALYHHLNH, encoded by the coding sequence ATGAGCGGATTTTTTAAATCTTCGATAGGAAGAAAGATAGCAATGGCGCTTTCTGCTTTTTTCCTGATGTTTTTCTTACTTCAACACTTTGCAATTAATATTTTATCAGTTTTTAGCCCGGATGTTTTTAACGAAATATCACATTTTATGGGCACTAATCCTGTAGTACAATTTGCCTTACAACCTGTATTAATTTTTGCAATTGTATTCCATTTTGTAATGGGCACCATTTTAGAGCTTAAAAACAGAAAAGCATTAGGTGTTAGTTATGTAAAAAATAATGGCGCTGCAAACTCAAGTTGGATGTCTAGAAATATGATCTGGAGCGGATTAATGATTTTGGCATTTTTAATACTGCACTTTATCGATTTCTGGATCCCAGAAATTAATACAAAATATATACTAGGTGATTTATCTGGATTACATAATGGAGAATTTAGATATTATGAGGAATTACATCATAAATTTGAAAGCCCGCTTAGGGTAGGAGCTTATGTAGTTGCTTTTATCTTATTAATGCTACATTTATTACACGGATTTACTTCTGCATTCCAATCTATGGGGGCTACAGCAGGACGTAAAAAAAGAATGCAACAAATAGGTAGGGCATATTCTATAATTATTCCTTTAGGATTTATTTTTATTGCATTATATCATCACCTTAACCATTAA
- a CDS encoding fumarate reductase/succinate dehydrogenase flavoprotein subunit, protein MALNSKVPKGPIKDKWTDYKNHIDLVNPANKRNIDIIVVGTGLAGGSACATLAELGYNVKAFAYQDSPRRAHSIAAQGGINAAKNYQGDGDSTYRLFYDTVKGGDYRSREANVYRLAEVSANIIDQCVAQGVPFARDYGGLLDNRSFGGVLVSRTFYAKGQTGQQLLLGAYSAMNRQIARGKIEMFNRHEMLDVVKVDGKARGIIARNLITGEIERHSAHAVVIASGGYGNVYFLSTNAMGSNATAAWKIHKKGAYFANPCYTQIHPTCIPRSGDYQSKLTLMSESLRNDGRIWVPKNMDDVKAIREGRKKPTDLSEDERDYYLERRYPAFGNLVPRDVASRAAKERCDAGYGVNATGEAVYLDFKSAIERYGREQAKIHGIDNPSEAKIYELGQAIVEEKYGNLFQMYEKIVDQNPYKTPMMIYPATHYTMGGVWVDYNLMTTVDGLYCIGEANFSDHGANRLGASALMQGLADGYFVLPYTIGDYLSGDIRTGKIPTDTKEFDEAENEVKSRIDFFINNKGEHSVDYYHKKLGKIMWEKCGMSRNEKGLKEAMSEIKELREDFWKNVTVPGNADEMNPELEKAGRVADFLELGELFAKDALERNESCGGHFREESVELDGEQKGEAKRNDKDFAFVSAWEYKGEPADAVLHKEELEFNDIELKQRSYK, encoded by the coding sequence ATGGCTTTAAATTCAAAAGTACCAAAAGGTCCAATTAAAGATAAATGGACAGATTATAAAAATCATATAGATTTAGTAAACCCAGCAAACAAGCGTAATATAGATATTATTGTTGTAGGTACTGGGTTGGCAGGAGGTTCTGCCTGTGCAACTTTAGCAGAATTAGGATATAATGTAAAAGCATTTGCTTATCAAGATTCTCCAAGGCGAGCACACTCTATTGCTGCACAAGGAGGAATTAATGCAGCAAAAAACTACCAGGGTGATGGCGATTCAACATATCGTTTATTTTACGATACTGTAAAAGGAGGAGACTATCGTTCTCGTGAAGCAAACGTATATCGTTTAGCTGAAGTATCTGCAAATATTATTGATCAATGTGTAGCTCAAGGAGTTCCTTTTGCACGTGATTATGGAGGGTTGTTAGATAACCGTTCGTTTGGTGGTGTACTGGTATCGCGTACATTTTATGCTAAAGGACAAACAGGACAGCAATTATTACTTGGCGCATACTCAGCAATGAATCGTCAGATAGCACGTGGTAAAATTGAAATGTTTAACCGTCACGAAATGCTAGATGTTGTAAAAGTAGATGGAAAAGCACGTGGTATTATTGCTCGTAATTTAATTACAGGAGAAATTGAACGTCATTCTGCTCATGCAGTAGTGATTGCATCTGGAGGTTATGGGAATGTATATTTCTTGTCAACTAACGCAATGGGATCTAATGCGACAGCAGCATGGAAAATTCATAAAAAAGGAGCATATTTTGCAAACCCATGTTATACTCAAATTCATCCGACATGTATTCCACGTTCGGGAGATTATCAATCTAAATTAACGCTAATGTCTGAATCATTGCGTAATGATGGTCGTATTTGGGTGCCTAAAAATATGGATGATGTGAAGGCGATTAGAGAAGGACGTAAGAAACCAACCGATTTATCTGAAGATGAAAGAGATTATTACTTAGAGCGTCGTTATCCTGCATTTGGTAATTTAGTGCCTCGAGATGTAGCATCAAGAGCAGCGAAAGAGCGTTGTGACGCAGGTTACGGTGTGAATGCTACTGGAGAAGCGGTATATTTAGATTTTAAATCTGCAATAGAACGTTATGGTAGAGAACAGGCAAAAATTCATGGAATTGATAACCCTTCTGAAGCAAAAATATACGAATTAGGTCAAGCTATCGTAGAAGAAAAGTATGGTAACTTGTTTCAGATGTACGAAAAAATTGTAGATCAAAACCCTTATAAGACACCAATGATGATCTACCCTGCAACACACTATACAATGGGAGGTGTTTGGGTTGATTATAATTTAATGACAACAGTAGATGGTTTATACTGTATTGGAGAAGCTAATTTCTCTGATCATGGTGCAAATCGTTTAGGTGCTTCTGCATTAATGCAAGGTTTAGCCGATGGTTATTTTGTATTACCTTATACAATTGGAGATTATTTATCAGGGGATATTCGTACAGGTAAAATACCAACAGATACAAAAGAATTTGATGAAGCTGAAAATGAAGTTAAAAGTCGAATTGATTTCTTTATAAATAATAAAGGAGAGCATTCAGTAGATTATTACCACAAGAAATTAGGAAAAATTATGTGGGAGAAATGTGGAATGTCTCGTAATGAGAAAGGATTAAAAGAAGCAATGTCTGAAATTAAAGAATTGCGTGAAGATTTTTGGAAAAATGTAACAGTTCCTGGAAATGCAGATGAAATGAATCCTGAATTAGAAAAAGCAGGACGTGTTGCAGATTTCTTAGAGTTAGGTGAGTTATTTGCTAAAGATGCACTAGAACGTAACGAATCTTGTGGAGGACACTTTAGAGAAGAATCTGTAGAGTTAGATGGAGAACAAAAAGGTGAAGCAAAACGTAATGATAAAGACTTTGCTTTTGTATCGGCTTGGGAATATAAAGGAGAACCTGCCGATGCCGTTTTACATAAAGAAGAATTAGAATTTAATGATATCGAACTAAAACAACGTTCATACAAATAA
- a CDS encoding glycosyl hydrolase: MQRIKLLLFFTLLFSFNNYAQSSAESVQNALQQKEALLKESIVKNVPFTNIGPSVMSGRVVDVDVNPDNTTEFYVAYASGGLWYTNNNGTTYIPVTDNAPTQNMGDIAIDWTSGTIWIGTGESNSSRSSYSGIGVLKSTDKGKTWNNVGLTDSQHIGRIIINKNNPNEVVVGVIGHLYSSNKERGVFKTTDGGKTWKNTLFIDENTGVIDMSVSPNNPNIIYAASWERDRKAWNFNGDGANSAIYKTTDGGSNWVKLTEKNNGFPTGSDVGRIGLATYNDNVIYAFLDNQFRRPVEPSNTPDGLKKDAFKTMSKAELLELDDKALNTYLRSNRFPRKYSAKNVKRLIRKGEAQPKDLATYLENPNAVVFDSPVIGAEVYKSVNGGKTWKKTHKGYLDGVYSSYGYYFGIIAVNTANEKKIYIGGVPLLKSDNGGKTFTSISKENVHSDHQSIWVNPNLEGHVINGNDGGINITYDDGKNWLKSNQPAVGQFYYINVDNQKPYNVFGGLQDNGVWYGPSNYVASKRWNSSGNYPYKSIGGGDGMQVQIDNRDNNIVYGGSQFGFYYRVNLETGERIFINPRHELGDSPYRYNWLTPILLSPHNQDILYMGANKLLRSLDQGETFTAISGDLTTGGKKGNVPYGTLTTISESPFKFGKIYVGSDDGYIHLTENGGGNWSKISNGLPQGLWVSRVIASQHNKNRVYTTLNGYRNDDFKTYVYVSENNGTTWTPIANNIPNSPVNVIKEDPEDENILYLGTDNGVYVTFDKGNRWEAFSKGLTNVAVHDLVVQEEAKDLLVGTHGRSIYKANISELQQYNAVSDKSITIFETPSLRVSPRWGVSRNQYSNAFEPSMTFSYYASASGKQKIKILSEKGIILNTFETTSDRGFNYFDFNLTITESRKKSLQKEKASLKINKSQNGKIYLPKGEYQIQIGDEKKTFELK, translated from the coding sequence ATGCAACGTATTAAATTACTCCTATTCTTTACCCTTCTTTTTAGTTTTAACAATTATGCACAATCGTCTGCTGAGAGCGTTCAAAATGCTTTACAACAAAAAGAAGCATTACTTAAAGAGTCTATTGTTAAAAATGTACCGTTTACAAATATAGGTCCAAGTGTAATGAGTGGTCGTGTTGTTGATGTAGATGTAAACCCTGATAATACTACTGAGTTTTATGTGGCCTATGCTTCTGGAGGCTTATGGTATACCAATAATAATGGAACAACCTATATACCAGTTACAGATAATGCACCAACTCAAAACATGGGTGATATTGCTATAGACTGGACAAGTGGGACGATTTGGATCGGTACAGGAGAAAGTAACTCATCACGATCATCATATTCTGGTATTGGAGTTTTAAAAAGTACAGATAAAGGAAAAACGTGGAATAATGTTGGTTTAACAGATTCACAACATATAGGACGAATTATTATTAATAAAAATAATCCTAATGAAGTGGTTGTTGGTGTGATCGGACATTTGTATTCATCAAACAAAGAACGAGGTGTTTTTAAAACAACCGATGGGGGTAAAACCTGGAAGAACACACTTTTTATAGATGAAAATACAGGGGTGATAGATATGAGTGTATCACCAAATAACCCAAATATAATTTACGCAGCAAGCTGGGAACGTGACAGAAAAGCTTGGAATTTTAATGGTGATGGTGCAAATTCTGCAATTTATAAAACTACTGATGGAGGTTCTAATTGGGTAAAACTCACAGAAAAAAATAATGGCTTCCCAACAGGAAGTGATGTAGGGCGTATAGGCTTGGCGACATACAATGATAATGTAATCTACGCGTTTTTAGATAATCAGTTTAGACGTCCAGTTGAGCCTTCTAATACTCCTGATGGATTAAAGAAAGATGCTTTTAAAACGATGTCTAAGGCTGAGTTGTTAGAACTAGATGATAAAGCATTAAACACATATTTAAGATCTAATCGCTTTCCCCGAAAATATTCTGCTAAAAATGTGAAGAGATTGATTAGAAAAGGAGAAGCCCAACCTAAAGATTTGGCAACTTATTTAGAAAACCCCAATGCAGTTGTATTTGATTCTCCTGTTATTGGAGCCGAAGTATACAAATCTGTAAATGGAGGAAAAACATGGAAGAAAACACATAAAGGTTATTTGGATGGTGTATATAGTTCTTATGGCTATTATTTTGGAATTATAGCTGTAAATACAGCTAATGAGAAGAAAATTTATATAGGAGGCGTACCATTATTAAAATCTGATAATGGAGGTAAAACTTTTACATCTATAAGTAAAGAAAATGTACATTCAGATCATCAATCTATCTGGGTGAACCCTAATTTAGAAGGTCATGTTATTAATGGAAACGACGGAGGGATAAATATTACTTACGATGATGGAAAAAATTGGTTAAAAAGCAACCAACCTGCGGTAGGGCAATTTTATTATATTAATGTAGATAATCAAAAACCGTATAATGTTTTTGGTGGATTACAAGATAATGGTGTATGGTATGGCCCAAGTAATTATGTGGCTTCAAAACGTTGGAATAGCTCTGGGAACTACCCGTACAAAAGTATTGGAGGAGGAGATGGTATGCAAGTACAGATCGATAATCGTGATAATAACATTGTTTATGGAGGCTCACAATTTGGATTTTACTACCGGGTTAATTTAGAAACCGGAGAGCGTATATTTATTAACCCACGTCACGAGTTAGGAGATTCGCCTTATCGTTATAATTGGTTAACACCAATTTTGTTATCGCCACATAATCAAGATATTTTATACATGGGAGCAAATAAATTATTACGCTCTTTAGACCAGGGAGAAACCTTTACAGCAATTTCTGGAGACTTAACAACAGGCGGCAAAAAAGGGAATGTGCCTTACGGAACCTTAACTACAATTTCTGAGAGTCCTTTTAAATTTGGAAAAATTTATGTTGGTAGTGATGACGGGTATATCCATTTAACAGAAAATGGAGGAGGAAATTGGTCTAAAATTTCTAATGGCTTACCTCAAGGGTTATGGGTATCTCGTGTGATAGCATCTCAACATAATAAGAATAGAGTGTATACAACACTTAATGGGTATAGAAATGATGATTTTAAAACATATGTATATGTAAGTGAAAATAATGGAACTACTTGGACTCCTATTGCTAACAATATTCCAAACTCTCCTGTAAACGTAATAAAAGAAGATCCTGAAGATGAGAATATTTTATACCTAGGAACAGATAATGGAGTTTATGTGACTTTTGATAAAGGAAATCGCTGGGAAGCATTCTCTAAAGGATTAACTAATGTAGCTGTACACGATTTAGTCGTTCAAGAAGAAGCCAAAGATCTTTTAGTAGGAACACACGGGCGCTCAATTTATAAAGCGAATATCTCAGAATTACAGCAATATAATGCTGTAAGTGACAAATCTATTACAATATTTGAAACACCTTCATTAAGAGTATCACCAAGATGGGGAGTATCAAGAAACCAATACTCTAATGCCTTTGAGCCATCGATGACTTTTAGTTATTATGCAAGCGCATCAGGAAAGCAAAAAATAAAGATTCTATCTGAAAAGGGAATCATATTAAATACATTTGAAACTACTTCAGATAGAGGGTTTAATTATTTTGATTTTAATCTTACCATTACTGAATCAAGAAAAAAATCCCTTCAAAAAGAAAAAGCATCATTAAAAATAAACAAATCTCAAAATGGAAAGATTTATTTACCTAAGGGAGAATATCAAATTCAGATTGGAGATGAGAAAAAAACATTTGAACTTAAGTAA
- a CDS encoding PDZ domain-containing protein, producing MRKFFIVFLILFQQSGFSQKHTIPFEKNDWIYVEASINDSSEKFKFVFDTGAGISVIDKSVAKKLNIQSKGSNKINNVSYSIANNQNLNFNGLSLDALLIILDLDHLKERSGRIIDGIIGNDIISKFITHIDFETKNLKLYEKIKNIPELSTYSKNRIRFYTSKPVIPVEFTLKNGDNIEGNFLFDTGASASTLVIASPFAKKHKLVKNIGKTYAVISSGLAERTSKNFIGYTRNIKFNGNTFSDIPIRLSQSKYGTLSSKSLAGILGMEVIDRFQIILDYNNNAIYLKPNSSINRDFKHNYIGISMRKKGEQIFVEDVIKKSPAFIAGILKGDEILSIDEYDKKYLPEIKSIFQQEGKPITLKVKREDGSIKTFEILLERFIN from the coding sequence ATGAGGAAATTCTTTATTGTTTTTTTAATTCTTTTTCAGCAATCTGGTTTTTCTCAAAAACACACTATTCCTTTTGAAAAAAATGATTGGATCTATGTAGAAGCAAGTATTAATGATAGTTCAGAAAAATTCAAGTTTGTCTTTGATACTGGTGCAGGTATTTCTGTTATTGATAAATCTGTTGCTAAAAAACTTAATATTCAATCTAAGGGTTCTAATAAGATTAATAATGTGAGTTACAGCATCGCTAATAATCAAAATTTGAATTTTAATGGCTTATCTTTGGATGCGTTACTCATTATTTTAGATTTAGATCATCTTAAAGAGCGATCAGGAAGAATAATTGATGGAATAATTGGTAATGATATTATATCTAAGTTCATTACTCATATAGATTTTGAAACTAAGAACTTAAAGCTTTATGAGAAAATTAAAAATATTCCCGAGCTAAGTACTTATTCCAAAAATCGTATTAGATTTTACACATCTAAACCAGTAATTCCTGTAGAATTTACTTTAAAAAATGGAGACAATATTGAAGGCAATTTTCTTTTTGACACTGGTGCTTCAGCTTCTACATTAGTTATAGCAAGTCCATTTGCAAAAAAGCATAAATTAGTTAAAAATATAGGTAAAACTTATGCTGTAATATCATCAGGCTTAGCTGAAAGAACATCTAAAAACTTTATTGGTTACACGAGAAATATTAAATTTAATGGCAATACATTTAGTGATATTCCTATCAGGTTATCTCAATCTAAATATGGTACTTTATCTAGTAAAAGTCTAGCTGGTATTTTAGGTATGGAGGTTATCGATCGTTTTCAGATCATTCTAGATTATAACAACAATGCTATTTACTTAAAACCTAACTCTTCCATCAATCGAGATTTTAAACATAACTATATTGGTATCTCTATGAGAAAAAAAGGGGAGCAAATTTTTGTTGAAGATGTTATAAAAAAATCTCCTGCATTTATAGCGGGCATTTTAAAAGGGGATGAAATATTAAGTATTGATGAGTATGATAAAAAATACTTGCCTGAAATTAAAAGCATCTTCCAACAAGAAGGAAAGCCAATAACACTCAAAGTAAAAAGAGAAGATGGTAGTATCAAAACTTTTGAAATATTATTGGAAAGGTTTATTAATTAA
- a CDS encoding CPBP family intramembrane metalloprotease, whose protein sequence is MKLKLYNALTKPYIVILVMLFAPLLGYFDRNYSFFFGLGFVALILWSSNYNWSLFGFTKKLTKKTILKSVLLTVFLILFDNTVGTIVQNYLGDPNLSSIDVKGDTLNYIIILIVVWTLVAFGEEFLFKGYYFKWLANFLGNTKKAWLLAGIISSIYFGASHYYQGISGMITISIITMFTSFVFYKNRNNLCVLILMHGLHDTWGLTFLYLGKPSPVKQFFEQLLLT, encoded by the coding sequence ATGAAATTAAAACTATACAATGCTTTAACAAAGCCATATATTGTTATACTAGTTATGCTTTTTGCACCATTATTAGGTTATTTTGATAGAAACTACAGTTTCTTTTTCGGATTGGGTTTTGTAGCACTGATTCTTTGGTCAAGCAATTACAATTGGTCTTTATTCGGATTCACAAAAAAGCTAACTAAAAAAACAATTCTAAAAAGTGTGTTGTTAACAGTATTCCTTATATTGTTTGATAATACTGTTGGAACTATAGTTCAAAACTATTTAGGAGACCCCAATCTATCTTCTATAGATGTTAAAGGCGATACACTGAATTATATAATTATCCTTATAGTTGTATGGACACTTGTTGCATTTGGGGAAGAATTTCTATTTAAAGGGTACTATTTTAAATGGCTAGCTAATTTTTTAGGGAACACAAAAAAAGCATGGTTATTAGCTGGTATAATCTCTTCCATATATTTTGGAGCATCTCATTATTATCAGGGAATTTCTGGAATGATTACCATTTCAATCATTACTATGTTTACAAGCTTTGTTTTCTATAAGAATAGAAATAACTTATGTGTTCTTATTTTAATGCATGGGCTACATGATACTTGGGGGTTAACTTTTTTGTATTTAGGAAAACCTAGCCCTGTAAAGCAGTTTTTTGAACAACTATTATTAACATAA
- a CDS encoding peptidase M20, with amino-acid sequence MNKHISILSLILFLSFYSCGQQSSKNETEEKISSQTSEEITYLFDDEQLLERLKIISSDKFEGRRTGEKGNAMARAYIIEEFKKLNVQAFGGKYEHKFNFEARGKTYDAVNVLASFKGTENPDEYIVVSAHYDHLGLGNNGEIYNGADDDASGVAALFSFAEYLTKNPPKHSIVLAAFDAEELGLQGARYFVDKMKNSNIVANVNMDMISRSKKNEIYAVGAIYNESLKKILENFKNPTTTKLLQGHDGTDGKQDWTQASDHGPFHNANIPFLYFGDEDHPGYHNPSDEFENITPKFYKNTVSIIISIFSEIDQKGL; translated from the coding sequence ATGAATAAACACATTTCAATTTTATCCTTAATCTTATTCTTGTCCTTCTATAGTTGTGGACAACAATCTTCTAAAAATGAAACAGAAGAAAAGATTTCAAGTCAAACTAGTGAAGAAATAACATATCTTTTTGATGATGAGCAACTTCTTGAACGCTTAAAAATAATATCATCAGATAAATTTGAAGGACGCCGAACTGGAGAGAAAGGAAATGCAATGGCAAGAGCTTACATTATTGAAGAATTTAAAAAACTCAATGTTCAAGCTTTTGGTGGAAAATACGAACATAAATTTAATTTTGAAGCAAGAGGAAAAACTTATGATGCGGTTAATGTATTAGCTAGTTTTAAAGGAACTGAAAACCCTGACGAATATATTGTAGTAAGTGCTCATTACGACCATTTAGGACTTGGCAATAATGGAGAAATATATAATGGCGCTGACGATGATGCTTCAGGAGTAGCAGCGTTATTTAGCTTTGCAGAATATTTAACTAAAAACCCACCAAAACACTCGATAGTATTGGCCGCATTTGACGCTGAAGAATTGGGCTTGCAAGGTGCTCGCTATTTTGTAGATAAAATGAAGAATAGTAATATAGTTGCCAATGTTAATATGGATATGATTAGCCGTAGTAAGAAAAACGAAATCTATGCAGTTGGCGCAATATATAATGAAAGTTTGAAAAAGATTTTAGAGAACTTTAAAAATCCGACTACTACAAAACTGTTACAAGGGCATGATGGAACCGATGGCAAACAAGATTGGACGCAAGCTTCAGATCATGGACCTTTCCATAATGCTAATATTCCATTTTTATATTTTGGAGATGAAGATCACCCAGGGTACCATAACCCATCTGATGAATTCGAAAATATCACACCAAAATTTTATAAAAACACGGTAAGTATTATTATTTCTATATTTTCTGAAATTGACCAGAAAGGATTATAG